One stretch of Fictibacillus sp. b24 DNA includes these proteins:
- a CDS encoding M14 family zinc carboxypeptidase, whose protein sequence is MKKKNWIAGALSVSLLASMPYAVTAEAPQKQWTNVNAYEEADGSPFNSEHYDFVKYSKIGEILQKFEKESKRVTLEQRGTSSDGYPMYVVTISNPEDKGKYGHNKKLRKQMFKNPQKAQDWIAENPDFKVPVMINGSIHGTEYIGSDAVLQLIDRFANDNDAETNNILKSNILIFNVVANPDGRVDGTRFNGNGIDLNRDFITQSQEETKQTVDLITEWNPMVFLDLHGYVNSSDGKPGLIEPCTPPHNPNYEYDLFSKWALDQAEAMESEIVGNKTNYESDHYKNMTGTYIPQRDDSAGWDDYPPIFTPMYAMYHGAYGYTLEAPTNSWDGVRWANDAVMGALKFATDNKQGMLTDQIEIFERGINFDHPYHEEGFFPNAYVLPVNEKDPTVTEKAVNHFLENDISVEKATKAFSANGQTYPAGTYIVDMSQAKAGLANTMLWDGEDITNDTPAMYDISAWSLPELWGFEAIEVKEELKAKTAPVKEADYAGSINGKGPYVISNSSVQAVKLVNDLVKAGESVYKGNDEHFYVETLSASNKTLVKKSGISLETAKMPAQKEKLSSLKVAILKDGGMNKAQSHAGTKLALDRLGFSVTEVTPTEVAEKGLSQFDAFLYSGTDALLQYENVREANKPFVVGSKPAYESFKTNVQTFINNGGKYIAVGAGGAKASSQLGITSVKVNTGNANSNGIVKVNNEKDEVTTGYNTADLGFVYRPVWFTELGNAKSVATLASGDFFVAGHWKGNEQAAGQAVIVEETGKDVTLIGLEAGFRDHTDYLFRLLSNALYQ, encoded by the coding sequence ATGAAAAAGAAAAATTGGATAGCTGGTGCGTTGAGTGTAAGTTTGCTCGCATCGATGCCTTACGCGGTAACAGCGGAAGCACCTCAAAAACAATGGACGAATGTTAATGCCTATGAAGAGGCTGATGGCAGCCCATTTAACTCAGAGCATTATGATTTTGTAAAATACTCAAAGATTGGTGAGATTCTTCAAAAGTTTGAAAAAGAAAGCAAGCGTGTGACCTTAGAGCAAAGGGGTACTTCTTCTGATGGTTATCCTATGTATGTCGTGACGATCTCAAACCCAGAAGACAAGGGGAAATACGGACATAACAAAAAGCTTCGCAAGCAAATGTTCAAAAATCCTCAAAAGGCTCAAGATTGGATTGCTGAGAACCCTGACTTTAAGGTGCCGGTTATGATTAACGGATCAATTCATGGAACGGAATACATAGGATCTGATGCTGTTCTTCAGTTGATTGATCGTTTCGCGAACGATAATGATGCAGAGACGAATAATATTCTTAAAAGTAACATTCTTATCTTTAATGTAGTAGCAAACCCAGATGGCCGTGTAGATGGGACACGCTTTAACGGGAACGGCATCGACTTGAACCGTGATTTCATTACACAGTCTCAAGAAGAAACGAAGCAGACCGTTGACCTTATTACTGAATGGAATCCGATGGTCTTTCTTGATCTGCACGGATATGTGAACAGTTCTGACGGCAAACCTGGCCTTATCGAGCCATGTACACCGCCACATAATCCGAACTATGAGTACGACTTGTTTTCCAAATGGGCTCTAGATCAGGCTGAGGCGATGGAAAGCGAGATTGTTGGAAATAAAACAAACTATGAATCTGATCATTATAAGAATATGACAGGAACCTATATCCCTCAGCGTGATGACAGTGCTGGTTGGGACGACTATCCGCCGATCTTTACACCGATGTATGCGATGTATCACGGAGCATACGGATATACGCTTGAAGCACCGACAAACAGCTGGGACGGTGTGAGATGGGCAAATGACGCGGTTATGGGTGCGTTAAAATTTGCAACAGATAATAAACAAGGTATGCTGACGGATCAGATTGAGATTTTCGAACGTGGTATAAACTTTGACCATCCGTACCATGAAGAAGGATTTTTCCCGAATGCCTATGTGCTTCCGGTGAATGAAAAGGATCCAACTGTTACTGAAAAAGCAGTGAACCACTTTCTTGAAAACGATATTTCTGTAGAAAAAGCAACGAAAGCTTTTTCAGCAAATGGGCAAACCTATCCGGCAGGGACATACATCGTTGATATGAGCCAAGCGAAAGCGGGTCTTGCTAACACGATGTTATGGGACGGAGAAGATATCACGAACGATACACCTGCGATGTACGACATTTCAGCATGGAGTCTGCCAGAGCTTTGGGGCTTTGAAGCGATTGAGGTAAAGGAAGAACTAAAAGCGAAAACAGCTCCTGTAAAAGAAGCGGACTATGCAGGTTCTATAAACGGTAAAGGGCCGTATGTTATTTCAAACAGCTCTGTACAGGCTGTGAAATTGGTGAATGATTTAGTAAAAGCGGGTGAAAGTGTTTATAAAGGCAATGATGAACATTTCTATGTAGAGACTTTATCAGCATCGAATAAAACACTTGTAAAGAAATCTGGCATCTCATTAGAAACTGCTAAAATGCCAGCTCAAAAAGAAAAACTATCATCACTTAAAGTTGCCATTTTAAAAGATGGCGGCATGAATAAAGCACAAAGCCACGCTGGTACGAAACTGGCGCTTGACCGTCTAGGCTTTTCTGTAACAGAAGTAACACCAACAGAAGTTGCGGAGAAAGGACTATCTCAGTTCGATGCGTTCCTTTATTCAGGAACGGATGCATTGCTGCAATACGAAAATGTAAGAGAGGCAAATAAACCGTTCGTGGTCGGCAGCAAACCAGCATATGAAAGCTTTAAGACAAATGTACAAACATTCATTAATAACGGTGGAAAATACATTGCTGTAGGTGCTGGCGGGGCTAAAGCTTCAAGTCAGCTCGGAATAACGTCTGTGAAAGTCAACACAGGCAATGCGAACAGCAACGGAATCGTAAAGGTGAATAACGAAAAAGATGAAGTAACAACGGGTTACAATACAGCTGACCTAGGCTTTGTTTACAGGCCGGTATGGTTTACGGAGTTAGGCAATGCGAAATCTGTAGCGACTTTAGCTTCTGGCGACTTCTTTGTTGCGGGTCACTGGAAAGGTAACGAACAAGCTGCAGGGCAAGCGGTGATCGTAGAAGAAACTGGCAAAGATGTGACGCTGATTGGACTTGAAGCTGGGTTCCGTGATCACACAGATTATCTGTTCCGTTTGTTATCCAATGCGCTTTATCAATAA
- a CDS encoding PTS sugar transporter subunit IIA: MFNKLFGKKEVKKEETVIAPLTGKIVNIEEVPDPTFAQKMMGDGIAIEPTEGVVVSPVDGEIVQFFHTKHAIGIQSEAGAEILIHVGLETVSMNGEGFEGHVNVGDKVKAGDKLLSFDLDLIKEKAASTVTPIVITNGDAVESLDKRAASDATKGETSLLQIKMK, translated from the coding sequence ATGTTCAATAAATTATTTGGAAAAAAAGAAGTGAAAAAAGAAGAGACGGTTATTGCTCCGTTAACAGGAAAAATTGTAAACATTGAAGAGGTTCCAGACCCGACTTTCGCTCAAAAGATGATGGGCGACGGTATTGCGATAGAGCCAACCGAAGGCGTCGTTGTTTCACCTGTAGATGGGGAAATTGTTCAGTTTTTCCACACAAAGCATGCCATCGGTATTCAATCTGAAGCTGGAGCAGAAATCCTTATTCACGTTGGTCTTGAAACGGTGAGCATGAACGGAGAAGGCTTTGAAGGTCATGTGAATGTAGGGGATAAAGTAAAAGCAGGAGACAAGCTACTCAGCTTTGACCTGGACTTAATTAAAGAAAAAGCGGCTAGCACTGTTACGCCAATCGTTATCACAAATGGTGATGCGGTAGAATCTTTAGACAAGCGTGCAGCATCTGATGCTACAAAAGGTGAAACCTCATTATTGCAGATTAAAATGAAATAA